From a region of the Neodiprion fabricii isolate iyNeoFabr1 chromosome 7, iyNeoFabr1.1, whole genome shotgun sequence genome:
- the LOC124187047 gene encoding DNA ligase 1-like, with protein sequence MFVWKDEDPGKEMPNPITKAALNYKATPRIIEMAVPHVHKTESCRDLAISKKALKHKTTKREKTMSLAKKGRDCPNSLNEEEFARLFTPTGIKKSALTYKITEWVSTLALPSYRFLKDRRDQEAQKMKKMIEASDDRGKKVLEEQRKQEEEKERKKKEKGKKGMKKKESKKGEKANGEKVTEEKPDEEDQEKEKKEEKQKKEEERKSKERKKWRTEPGPCKDNYGSVSKAALNAKGTSVMSVATVSHSGYNQKRQSDAVSGLQ encoded by the exons ATGTTCGTGTGGAAGGACGAAGACCCGGGGAAGGAAATGCCGAACCCAATAACGAAGGCGGCCTTGAACTACAAGGCCACTCCCAGGATCATTGAAATGGCTGTGCCCCATGTCCACAAGACGGAGAGCTGTCGCGACCTTGCAATATCGAAGAAGGCATTGAAGCACAAGACCACGAAGAGGGAGAAGACGATGTCCCTGGCCAAGAAGGGGCGAGACTGTCCGAACTCTTTGAACGAAGAGGAATTCGCCAGGCTTTTCACGCCCACTGGCATCAAGAAAAGCGCTCTTACATACAAA ATAACAGAATGGGTATCGACTTTGGCTCTGCCCTCCTACCGTTTCCTGAAAGATCGCCGAGACCAGGAAGCtcagaagatgaagaaaatgaTCGAAGCAAGTGATGACAGAGGAAAAAAGGTCCTAGAAGAACAGCGGAAgcaggaagaggaaaaggagcggaagaaaaaggagaaggggaaaaaaggaatgaaaaagaaggaaagcaAAAAAGGTGAAAAGGCGAATGGGGAAAAAGTCACCGAGGAAAAGCCTGACGAAGAGGACcaagagaaggagaaaaaggaagagaagcagaagaaagaagaagagaggaaaTCCAAGGAGCGTAAAAAATGGCGAACAGAACCAGGACCCTGCAAAGATAATTACGGATCAGTGTCGAAGGCAGCTCTCAATGCCAAAGGTACGAGTGTAATGAGTGTG GCGACCGTATCGCACAGTGGGTATAACCAGAAGCGACAATCGGACGCTGTTTCTGGTCTGCAATAA
- the LOC124186173 gene encoding uncharacterized protein LOC124186173 isoform X1 → MVSSFNASERTEEIAKPHIHVSTACRNDAFGVKKSALSASASARVSEMAQPNHPADPVERPPPRKKNAFGAPIFPQPKFGKRLPKVKPYKMGECKDKDNKDKGQANELENTMKKYESVPLYPSIDPCIDPAGAKKQAKARRVAEKAKKARLEKRRQKRQEKSDQVKQENDEKK, encoded by the exons ATGGTAAGCTCATTCAATG CATCCGAGCGTACAGAGGAAATAGCAAAGCCTCATATTCATGTCAGTACGGCGTGCAGAAACGACGCCTTTGGCGTTAAAAAGAGTGCCCTCTCGGCATCAGCTTCTGCACGGGTATCCGAAATGGCACAACCGAATCATCCTGCTGATCCTGTTGAACGACCACCACCACGCAAGAAGAACGCCTTTGGTGCTCCGATATTTCCCCAGCCG AAATTCGGTAAGCGACTGCCGAAGGTAAAACCATACAAAATGGGCGAGTGTAAGGATAAAGACAATAAGGATAAGGGGCAGGCAAATGAGTTGGAGAATactatgaaaaaatatgagtCTGTACCGTTGTATCCAAGTATTGATCCTTGCATTGATCCCGCTGGTGCTAAAAAGCAAGCTAAGGCCAGAAGGGTTGCTGAAAAAGCGAAGAAGGCAAGGCTGGAGAAGCGGAGGCAGAAACGACAGGAGAAAAGTGATCAAGTGAAGCAGGAGAATGAcgaaaagaagtga
- the LOC124186173 gene encoding uncharacterized protein LOC124186173 isoform X2, which yields MAQPNHPADPVERPPPRKKNAFGAPIFPQPKFGKRLPKVKPYKMGECKDKDNKDKGQANELENTMKKYESVPLYPSIDPCIDPAGAKKQAKARRVAEKAKKARLEKRRQKRQEKSDQVKQENDEKK from the exons ATGGCACAACCGAATCATCCTGCTGATCCTGTTGAACGACCACCACCACGCAAGAAGAACGCCTTTGGTGCTCCGATATTTCCCCAGCCG AAATTCGGTAAGCGACTGCCGAAGGTAAAACCATACAAAATGGGCGAGTGTAAGGATAAAGACAATAAGGATAAGGGGCAGGCAAATGAGTTGGAGAATactatgaaaaaatatgagtCTGTACCGTTGTATCCAAGTATTGATCCTTGCATTGATCCCGCTGGTGCTAAAAAGCAAGCTAAGGCCAGAAGGGTTGCTGAAAAAGCGAAGAAGGCAAGGCTGGAGAAGCGGAGGCAGAAACGACAGGAGAAAAGTGATCAAGTGAAGCAGGAGAATGAcgaaaagaagtga